From a region of the Methanomassiliicoccus sp. genome:
- a CDS encoding glycosyltransferase family 2 protein — protein sequence MEVLSKMSNDNELHGPAPRPTVTVIVCTFNRLQWLEKCLRSLKQQEVRADEIMVVDGPSTDGTREMLEELEKKGEVVLVRQAKLDGISSARNMGLENARGEVVCYIDDDAVAQPGWLSSILSPYTDPLVGGVGGPVMDMTGKLTMGKNAVAPDGRWFDESRGESTEGLSQVMVGCNMSFRRAALVKIGGFDSYFRYHQDETDACLGVLHAGYRIEYREGAVVWHEWCEGSYRKDRIKWYLRLRYMWGRNTAYLVRKHFSDRVRFSGYIGAQVGGFVQRRAPGGAVAPNNDAKKEEPMPRFFVMVGMVSEFMGIFRGWRDGGSARRS from the coding sequence ACCGGCGCCTAGGCCGACGGTCACGGTCATCGTATGCACCTTCAATCGGCTCCAGTGGCTGGAGAAGTGCCTGCGCTCGCTGAAGCAGCAGGAGGTCCGGGCGGACGAGATCATGGTGGTCGACGGCCCTTCGACCGACGGAACCCGGGAGATGCTGGAGGAGCTGGAGAAGAAGGGCGAAGTGGTGCTGGTGCGCCAGGCCAAGCTGGACGGCATCTCCTCGGCCAGGAACATGGGGCTGGAGAATGCCAGGGGCGAGGTGGTGTGCTATATCGACGACGACGCCGTAGCCCAGCCCGGCTGGCTATCGTCCATCCTGTCGCCGTACACCGACCCGCTCGTGGGCGGGGTGGGCGGACCGGTCATGGACATGACCGGAAAGCTGACCATGGGAAAGAACGCCGTGGCTCCGGACGGCCGGTGGTTCGACGAGTCGCGGGGGGAGAGCACCGAAGGCCTCTCTCAGGTAATGGTCGGCTGCAACATGTCCTTCCGCCGTGCGGCGCTGGTCAAGATCGGCGGCTTCGACTCCTATTTCCGCTACCACCAGGACGAGACCGACGCCTGCCTTGGGGTCCTCCATGCCGGGTACCGGATCGAGTACCGCGAGGGAGCGGTGGTGTGGCATGAGTGGTGCGAGGGATCGTACCGCAAGGACCGCATCAAGTGGTACCTGCGCCTAAGATACATGTGGGGCCGCAACACCGCCTACCTGGTTAGGAAGCACTTCAGCGACCGGGTGAGGTTCTCCGGCTACATAGGAGCGCAGGTCGGAGGATTCGTCCAGCGCCGGGCGCCCGGCGGGGCCGTTGCTCCCAACAACGATGCCAAGAAGGAGGAGCCCATGCCCCGGTTCTTCGTCATGGTCGGCATGGTCTCCGAGTTCATGGGCATCTTCCGGGGCTGGCGGGACGGCGGTAGCGCCCGCCGGTCTTGA
- a CDS encoding glycosyltransferase family 4 protein, with amino-acid sequence MKVALLSFYSFDQVKGGTELYSEYLRKAFPELEVFTYRDFKHSGLPILERLNLQQPRMGFSMSQHFHREMKIKDFDLVICNSTAGWWLSVRRPEIPMMNVFHYTSIGLSEGTLQSTPGYLPSRYMIPVFEKVAARRKENIAVSAKVRRELDEYYHIHSTVIENGVDLEKFRPYDRMECRERLGIDHEGPLAIFVGRADHTKGFELVREIAARRDDLKILCVTSGEVQGKNFITKRNVANELMPIHYSAADLMLFPSRYESFGYAPLEAMACDVPLVASCTGLMEDLDDPRAGEVVLKYDADLYMEAIDRVLASDLHPRRVVGERYSLDRFAREYREAAERIVNE; translated from the coding sequence ATGAAGGTTGCACTGCTCTCGTTCTACAGCTTTGATCAGGTCAAGGGCGGGACCGAATTGTATTCCGAGTACCTGAGGAAAGCCTTCCCGGAGCTGGAAGTCTTCACCTACCGGGACTTCAAGCACAGCGGCCTTCCCATATTGGAACGGCTCAACCTGCAGCAGCCCAGGATGGGCTTTTCCATGAGCCAGCATTTCCACCGGGAGATGAAGATCAAGGACTTCGACCTGGTCATCTGCAACTCCACCGCCGGGTGGTGGCTCTCCGTCCGCCGGCCCGAAATCCCCATGATGAACGTTTTCCACTACACCTCCATCGGCCTGTCGGAGGGCACCTTGCAGAGCACGCCTGGATACCTCCCGTCGAGGTACATGATCCCGGTGTTCGAGAAGGTCGCGGCCAGACGGAAGGAGAACATAGCCGTCAGCGCCAAGGTCCGCCGGGAGCTGGACGAGTACTACCACATCCACTCCACGGTCATCGAGAACGGGGTGGACCTGGAGAAGTTCCGCCCCTACGATCGCATGGAGTGCCGGGAGCGGCTGGGGATCGACCATGAGGGCCCGCTCGCCATCTTCGTCGGCCGGGCGGACCATACCAAGGGCTTCGAGCTGGTGCGCGAGATCGCTGCCCGCCGGGACGACCTCAAGATACTGTGCGTGACCTCCGGCGAGGTGCAGGGTAAGAACTTCATTACCAAGCGGAACGTGGCTAACGAGCTCATGCCCATCCACTACTCGGCCGCCGACCTCATGCTGTTCCCCTCCCGCTACGAGTCCTTCGGATACGCCCCGCTGGAGGCGATGGCCTGCGACGTGCCGCTGGTGGCGTCGTGCACCGGCCTGATGGAAGATCTGGACGACCCCCGGGCTGGGGAGGTTGTCCTTAAGTATGATGCCGACCTGTACATGGAGGCCATCGACCGGGTGCTGGCATCCGACCTACACCCCCGCAGAGTGGTGGGCGAACGTTATTCCCTGGATAGATTCGCCAGAGAGTATCGTGAGGCGGCTGAAAGGATCGTAAACGAATGA
- a CDS encoding PIG-L deacetylase family protein: MAIQAARLELKFIAEKMRNRFTVPDRLEGTAWSPKVMDLPPGERFLVLSPHPDDDAVGCGGTIIKLLDAGKAVRVVYFSMQEGNFTPEDRRKEIDAALAHLRVKDVRRRESAVFPSPKEAAATIDEEISAFKPDAVFMPSPFENHNEHIRTFESFLRAVEGRGDGPDAIMYEVWGALMPNLLVPVTGVWERKSTAIRDHGTQVREIDYTRSSQGLNGYRAASMAIDGYAEAFLYLPSSSLLRTFYR; the protein is encoded by the coding sequence GTGGCAATCCAAGCAGCGAGGCTAGAACTCAAGTTCATCGCCGAGAAGATGAGGAACCGTTTTACCGTCCCCGACCGGTTGGAGGGAACGGCGTGGAGCCCCAAAGTAATGGACCTTCCCCCAGGGGAGCGGTTCCTGGTCCTGTCCCCCCATCCAGACGATGACGCGGTGGGCTGCGGCGGAACGATCATCAAACTGCTGGACGCCGGCAAGGCGGTCCGGGTGGTGTACTTCTCTATGCAGGAGGGCAACTTCACTCCCGAGGACAGGAGGAAGGAGATCGACGCCGCCCTGGCTCATCTGAGAGTGAAGGACGTACGGAGAAGGGAATCGGCCGTCTTCCCATCTCCCAAGGAAGCGGCGGCCACCATCGACGAGGAGATATCCGCCTTTAAGCCGGACGCGGTGTTCATGCCCTCCCCGTTCGAGAACCATAACGAGCACATCCGCACCTTCGAGTCCTTCCTCCGGGCGGTGGAGGGGCGCGGGGACGGGCCGGATGCCATCATGTATGAAGTATGGGGGGCGCTGATGCCAAACCTCCTCGTCCCCGTCACCGGGGTGTGGGAGCGGAAGAGCACGGCGATCAGGGACCACGGGACCCAGGTGCGGGAGATCGACTACACTCGGTCGAGCCAGGGTTTGAACGGATACCGCGCCGCGAGCATGGCTATCGACGGCTACGCCGAAGCGTTCCTGTACCTGCCGTCGTCGAGCCTGCTGCGCACCTTCTACCGTTAG
- a CDS encoding GNAT family N-acetyltransferase codes for MGVEIEEIRTVDRLSRLAEEWEEVLASSGGDPIFLGLPWLLSWWSTFGEKRELMVLHAIEGGRSVGFAPFMVTQRGRLSCWRKMEFVGSGPSDRLAIIARDGRLDVHRAIWDYVKQKDDWDVIELREMTAGEATEVVVRECYPHAEYIQALSPHILLNGDYETYLSALSKNMRYNLGRNRRKLEESGAIFRTLRTPKEVAEGVHYLRKLSEARWDIASVLMMPNMVEFIELAATELAKRREIVFHTIEHHDEPIAITMGFDTDHRYMYYLSGFDPEHSKTSPGSVLLSKIIEECCAKHMTEVDLLRGTEQYKYRFNAVDRVLYHFRALNKGLWRSARCVVREEPLN; via the coding sequence ATGGGTGTCGAGATCGAAGAGATCCGGACAGTCGACAGACTTTCCCGCCTTGCCGAGGAGTGGGAAGAGGTCCTTGCGAGCAGCGGGGGGGATCCCATTTTCCTCGGGCTTCCCTGGCTGTTGTCCTGGTGGAGCACCTTCGGAGAGAAGAGGGAGCTCATGGTGCTCCACGCCATCGAGGGCGGCCGATCCGTCGGTTTCGCTCCATTCATGGTCACCCAGAGGGGGAGGCTATCGTGCTGGCGGAAGATGGAGTTCGTCGGCTCCGGACCGTCCGACAGGCTGGCCATCATTGCCCGGGACGGGCGCCTGGACGTGCACCGTGCGATCTGGGACTATGTGAAGCAGAAGGACGACTGGGATGTCATCGAGCTGAGGGAGATGACCGCCGGGGAGGCCACCGAGGTCGTCGTCCGGGAGTGCTACCCTCATGCCGAATACATCCAGGCGCTGTCCCCGCACATTCTTCTTAATGGCGACTATGAGACGTACTTGAGCGCGCTGTCCAAGAACATGCGCTACAACCTCGGCCGGAACCGTCGCAAGCTGGAGGAGTCCGGGGCGATCTTCCGGACCTTGCGTACTCCCAAGGAGGTGGCCGAGGGCGTGCATTACCTCCGGAAGCTCAGCGAGGCCCGATGGGACATCGCCAGCGTGCTGATGATGCCGAATATGGTGGAGTTCATCGAGCTGGCTGCGACCGAGCTGGCCAAGAGGAGAGAGATCGTCTTCCACACCATCGAGCATCACGATGAGCCGATCGCCATCACCATGGGGTTCGACACCGACCACCGGTACATGTATTATCTGTCGGGCTTCGATCCCGAGCATTCCAAGACCTCGCCGGGATCGGTCCTGCTCTCGAAGATCATCGAGGAGTGCTGCGCAAAGCACATGACCGAGGTGGACCTCCTGCGGGGGACGGAGCAGTACAAGTACCGCTTCAACGCCGTGGACCGGGTGCTCTACCACTTCCGTGCCTTGAACAAGGGGCTGTGGCGGTCCGCCCGGTGCGTGGTCCGCGAGGAGCCGCTGAACTAA
- a CDS encoding phosphoribosylaminoimidazolesuccinocarboxamide synthase, with product MKLVRTGKVKQVYEVDDNTLEFLFTDNISVFDKIIPSQVPFKGETLCRSAAFWFQVCRKAGIKTHFTELVPPNRMRVKRVNVITDYSMIDTSTTNYLIPLEVISRRYVAGSLYDRIRNHEINVRDLGFSQDHEVKYGEKLPRPFYETTTKLEKVDRLLTREEALKISGLTSSELDNIFEVVERIDDIIESEVEERMLIHVDGKKEFAFDEHRRLMLIDTFGTADEDRWWDVDAYESGKFVELSKEAVRQYYRSTGYFDQLTEARKNGAPEPAIPSLPQAEIKKVSDLYIEMFERLTGESFR from the coding sequence ATGAAATTGGTCAGAACCGGTAAGGTCAAGCAAGTATACGAGGTCGACGACAATACGCTGGAGTTCCTCTTCACCGATAACATCTCCGTGTTCGATAAGATCATCCCTTCCCAGGTACCCTTCAAGGGCGAGACGCTCTGTCGTTCCGCGGCGTTCTGGTTCCAGGTCTGCCGTAAGGCCGGGATCAAGACGCACTTCACTGAGCTGGTGCCGCCCAATCGGATGCGGGTCAAGCGGGTGAACGTCATCACCGATTACTCGATGATCGACACCTCGACCACCAACTACCTCATCCCTCTGGAGGTAATCTCCAGGCGGTACGTGGCCGGATCCCTTTATGATCGCATACGGAACCACGAGATCAACGTTCGCGATCTTGGGTTCTCCCAGGACCACGAGGTCAAGTACGGGGAGAAGCTCCCCCGGCCGTTCTACGAGACCACCACCAAGCTGGAAAAGGTCGACCGGCTGCTGACCAGGGAGGAGGCGCTCAAGATCTCCGGCCTGACCAGCTCGGAGCTGGACAACATCTTCGAGGTCGTGGAGAGGATCGATGACATCATAGAGTCGGAGGTCGAGGAGCGCATGCTCATACATGTCGATGGAAAGAAGGAGTTCGCCTTCGACGAGCACCGCCGTCTGATGCTCATCGACACCTTCGGCACCGCGGACGAGGACCGCTGGTGGGACGTTGACGCCTACGAATCGGGCAAGTTCGTCGAGCTGTCCAAGGAAGCGGTGCGGCAGTACTACCGCTCCACCGGATACTTCGACCAGCTGACCGAGGCTAGGAAGAACGGTGCCCCGGAGCCTGCCATTCCCTCTCTGCCGCAGGCCGAGATAAAGAAGGTCAGCGACCTGTACATCGAGATGTTCGAGCGGCTGACCGGGGAAAGCTTCCGGTAG
- a CDS encoding UPF0179 family protein, with translation MVVITLIGEHLAKEGEEFVYRGPLTECRDCKLKGVCFNLDPGGLYRIKSVRTVHHECRIHEEGVRVVEVVKIPQKCVVPHKYALEGSTVTFDEIRCKTLGCANYHICHPKGLEKNMRFRVAKIDKELKCPEGQRLVAVIIE, from the coding sequence ATGGTAGTCATCACACTGATTGGAGAGCACCTGGCCAAGGAGGGCGAGGAGTTCGTTTACAGGGGGCCACTGACCGAGTGCAGGGACTGCAAGCTCAAGGGAGTATGCTTCAACCTCGACCCAGGAGGCCTGTACCGCATCAAGTCGGTGCGCACCGTGCATCACGAGTGCCGTATCCACGAGGAGGGGGTTCGAGTGGTCGAGGTCGTCAAGATCCCGCAGAAATGCGTGGTGCCGCATAAGTACGCTCTCGAGGGATCCACGGTCACCTTCGACGAGATCCGATGTAAGACCCTGGGCTGCGCCAACTACCACATCTGCCATCCCAAGGGGCTGGAGAAGAACATGAGGTTCCGAGTGGCCAAGATCGACAAGGAGCTCAAGTGCCCCGAGGGCCAGCGACTGGTGGCCGTCATCATAGAGTGA
- a CDS encoding NAD(P)-dependent glycerol-1-phosphate dehydrogenase yields MDEGDFTKARSILFPRNVLLGHGVLNRVPNVCTEFGLSGTALIVTGAKTRDVAAGIVESTLRDGGFEVQTATVGEATQDNLSKVEQIARDAKANFLLGVGGGSKIDLAKMAAYNLGLEFISIPTSASHDGIASGRASIKNETGPLSLDARVPLGVIADTSIIVQAPYRLLAAGCADVISNITAVKDWEYAKRLRGEEFSRSAFALALYTAETIIDNADLIKPNLEESVWVAIRPIIISGVSMSVAGSSRPTSGSEHMFSHALDMIAPGKALHGEQCGVGTIMMMYLHGGDWMRVRDALAKIGAPTSAKELGITPEQVIEALVNAHKVRDRFTILGHVGLTYEAAERLAMLTKVI; encoded by the coding sequence ATGGATGAGGGCGATTTCACCAAGGCCCGCTCGATCCTTTTCCCAAGGAACGTATTGCTCGGCCACGGTGTACTGAACAGAGTTCCGAACGTCTGCACGGAGTTCGGACTATCGGGGACCGCCCTGATCGTCACCGGTGCCAAGACCAGGGACGTCGCCGCCGGGATCGTGGAGTCTACCCTCAGGGACGGGGGCTTCGAGGTCCAGACCGCGACGGTGGGCGAGGCCACCCAGGACAACCTGTCCAAGGTCGAGCAGATCGCCCGAGATGCCAAGGCCAACTTCCTTCTCGGAGTGGGAGGAGGCAGCAAGATAGACCTGGCCAAAATGGCCGCCTATAACCTAGGACTGGAGTTCATTTCCATACCGACGTCAGCGTCGCACGACGGCATCGCCTCGGGGAGGGCCTCCATAAAGAACGAGACGGGGCCCCTCTCCCTGGACGCCCGCGTCCCGCTGGGAGTCATCGCTGACACCTCGATCATCGTGCAGGCCCCCTACCGCCTGCTGGCGGCAGGCTGCGCCGACGTCATATCAAACATCACCGCAGTCAAGGACTGGGAATATGCCAAGAGGCTCAGGGGTGAGGAGTTCTCCCGGTCCGCGTTCGCTCTCGCGCTGTATACCGCAGAGACGATCATCGACAACGCCGACCTGATCAAGCCCAACCTGGAGGAGAGTGTCTGGGTGGCCATCAGGCCGATCATCATTTCCGGGGTCTCGATGTCCGTGGCCGGCTCTTCCCGACCGACCAGTGGTTCGGAGCACATGTTCTCCCACGCCCTGGACATGATCGCCCCGGGCAAGGCTCTGCATGGGGAGCAGTGCGGGGTGGGGACGATCATGATGATGTACCTGCATGGCGGGGACTGGATGAGGGTGCGGGACGCGCTGGCCAAGATCGGCGCACCGACCTCGGCCAAGGAGCTGGGCATCACCCCCGAGCAAGTCATCGAGGCCCTGGTCAACGCCCACAAGGTGCGCGACCGTTTCACAATACTCGGCCACGTCGGCCTCACCTACGAGGCGGCCGAACGCCTGGCCATGCTCACGAAGGTTATCTGA